A single Triticum dicoccoides isolate Atlit2015 ecotype Zavitan chromosome 2A, WEW_v2.0, whole genome shotgun sequence DNA region contains:
- the LOC119352614 gene encoding probable protein phosphatase 2C 37 — protein MVMASAGVNNMPSHQMGEGHIDSEECRLRRRRRSRLNAHHASSAPAPGPAEEGEVVQSPPPSSDSSSESAPSSQSAAEEGSDAVVAAAPQQLPSSKEKEKRWPVSFGSVALAGRLREMEDTVSLHPSFCAWADGSPMHLFAVFDGHGGPHAAALCREQMHVILAEEMAGAAAAFNNRQQSEEQPAEASASSEQVAWRGALSRSFARADALAVSACACGRGSTASVPKSCSCLLSSAQKGAIVGSTAVVALLVRDRLIVANCGDSRAVLSRGGVAVPLSQDHKPDRPDEMARIKAAGGKVMYMNGARVRGILAMSRALGHRLLKPEVICEPEISITERCEDDDCLILASDGLWDVISNKVACDVARQCLEDGSPTRAPAAAGSSEATPSSSGSAPAVSQEEEPRCFRAAALLARLALGRESSDNISVVVVDLKARG, from the exons atggtgATGGCCAGCGCCGGCGTCAACAACATGCCCTCCCACCAGATGGGGGAGGGGCACATCGACTCCGAGGAATGCCGCCTGCGCAGGCGCAGGCGCAGCCGCCTCAACGCCCACCACGCCTCCTCCGCCCCGGCCCCCGGCCCCGCCGAGGAAGGGGAAGTAGTGCAGTCCCCGCCGCCCTCCTCCGACTCCTCCTCCGAGTCCGCGCCGTCCTCGCAGAGCGCTGCCGAggagggctctgacgcggttgtcGCGGCGGCGCCCCAGCAGCTGCCCTCctccaaggagaaggagaagagatGGCCCGTGTCGTTCGGGTCGGTGGCGCTGGCGGGGCGGCTGCGGGAGATGGAGGACACGGTGTCGCTGCACCCTAGCTTCTGCGCCTGGGCCGACGGCTCGCCCATGCACCTCTTCGCCGTCTTCGACGGCCACGGCGGCCCCCAC GCCGCGGCGCTGTGCAGGGAGCAGATGCACGTCATCCTCGCGGAGGAGATGGCCGGCGCCGCGGCAGCCTTCAACAACCGGCAGCAGTCGGAGGAGCAACCGGCGGAGGCGTCGGCGTCGTCGGAGCAAGTGGCGTGGCGTGGCGCTCTCTCCAGGAGCTTCGCCCGGGCGGACGCGCTGGCGGTGTCGGCGTGCGCGTGCGGGCGCGGGAGCACTGCGAGTGTGCCCAAGTCGTGCTCCTGCCTGCTGTCGTCGGCGCAGAAAGGCGCCATCGTGGGGTCGACGGCCGTGGTGGCGCTGCTGGTCCGCGACCGCCTCATCGTGGCCAACTGCGGCGACTCCCGCGCCGTGCTCTCACGAGGTGGCGTCGCCGTGCCGCTCTCCCAGGACCACAAG CCGGACCGGCCGGACGAGATGGCGCGGATCAAGGCGGCCGGCGGCAAGGTTATGTACATGAACGGGGCGCGCGTCCGCGGCATCCTCGCCATGTCCCGAGCGCTAG GGCACAGGCTCCTGAAGCCAGAAGTGATATGCGAGCCAGAGATCAGCATAACCGAAAGGTGCGAGGACGACGACTGCCTAATCCTCGCCAGCGACGGGCTGTGGGACGTGATCTCCAACAAGGTGGCCTGCGACGTGGCACGACAATGCCTGGAAGATGGGAGCCCGACCAGAGCTCCTGCTGCAGCAGGGAGCAGCGAAGCCACTCCCAGCAGCAGCGGCAGCGCACCGGCAGTTTCCCAGGAGGAAGAGCCCCGGTGCTTCCGCGCAGCGGCCctcctcgcgaggctggccctagGGAGGGAGAGCTCCGATAACATTAGCGTGGTGGTGGTTGATCTGAAGGCGAGGGGTTAG